The Ornithinibacillus sp. 4-3 region GTTAAAAATTATCTCTCTTTGCTCAAAAAATCAATTTTATTACACAATCTCACATTAACTTCACATATGTAATATATTATTTTGCTAATGAGTTTAATGGAGGTGAAAAGTTATTAATAATTGAGTCAAGATGTTTGCTAGAAATTAAAAGAAAGCAAAATAGTAAGACTTCCTTTGTTTAATAATGAATGAATTAGAATTTTGCAGATAAGTGAAAATCATGGGCTTACAAAGGGGGGAGTTTGTATTAGAAAAAAATTTATTATGGTGACATTAGGTTTGCTGTTAATCTTATTTTCTCCTATTTATGCAAATGCACAGGAAAAATCTATTCAATATCAGATTAAAGAATCACAATCAGGTGAAATTGTTAAACTAAATCAAGGTGAGTATATAGAAAATATTGTTATCGATAAACCTATTCATCTTATTGGTGATGAAAATGTAACTTTAATTCAAAAAGGATCCAATCCTACCATCACAATCAAATCAAATAATGTAATAATTGAAAATCTGAATGTTAGACATATAGATACTGGTAGTAAGTCACCAGCTATTTTAATAAATGGTGATTATAACTCTTTAAATAATATTCAGATTGATACTAATAGCTACGGAATCCAATTAGATCAGGCGAATGAAAATAACATATCATATGTAAGTATTTTAGGAAATGAAGATGAATCAATAAAAAACCGAAATCATGGGATTGACTTGTGGGATTCGGATTATAATGAAATCTATGCTACACGAATAAGAAATGTTCAAGATGGTATTTACATTGAAAAAAGCAATAAAAATAAAATTCATCATAATATTGTCTCCCATTCTCGATATGGAACTCATCTTATGTTTACAAAAAATACCGAACTTATAGAAAATGAATTATATGAAAATATAAGTGGTATGTATATTATGGGAGCCGAAGGAACAGTAGCAAAACATAATATATTAAGAAATAATCAAGGAAATGTTCAATCGTTAGGCTTGTTCATATTTGATACGTCAGGAGCTACCATCACGGAGAATTCAATTGAAAATAATCGAATAGGATTTCTTATTGAAAGCGCGAGGGATAATAAATTAGCCTTTAATAATGTACAAGGTAATTATATTGGTATGCAATTTAAAAGGGCCGAAAATAACGATGTCGTTAACAATTCATTTATAGCAAATGTAGTACAAGGACAAGCAACGGAGAGTTCTGAAAATGATACGAATCAAAACTATTGGGGAGACCACCTTAGTTTAGATATAACTGGAGACAAAACTAGTGACTTAACATATAAAATTGATCCTTTTTTTCTCAATTTAACGAATGAATTCCCGCCTTTTCAATTATTATTTCAGTCACCTGGGATGATATTTCTTGAACAGCTTATTTCTACACCTGTAGACCAGCAACTAGTTGATGAGTCTCCATTAATGGAAAATCCGTTAATCAGTTCAAAGAACAATCAATCTATAAATCAAGTTTCTACTTTATTATTTTGTATTTTTCTATTAATTTTTAGCATACTTATTATTTATTTGGGGGTAAAAAGCAATGAAAAAATTTAGTTTGTTATTTATGGTTTTAGTGGTAGTTGCCTTGGTTCTAGCTGCATGTGGTGAGGGAGATAATGGTAAGAAAGCAGAAGACGCCAATTCAGAGAATAAAGAGTCCGATGAAACTACTGAACTAGAATATGAACCGGAACCAATTGATCCAGAAACGGATGTTTGTGTAGTTTGTGGAATGGCTATCGCGGATGATGAGCATGCAACGCAAATTATTTTAAAGAATCGTAAGCCATTAAAGTTTGATGATATTGGCGATATGTTTGTCTGGTTAGATGAAAATAGTGAGGACGATATTGGAGCTAAATTTGTACGCGACTTTCACACTTTGGAATGGATTCTACTTGAAAATGCAACGTTTGTTTATGACGAGGGGATAAGTACCCCGATGGGATTTGGAGTTATTTCATTTAAAGATAGTGAAGGAGCAGAAGCATATATAGAAGAAAATGGTTTTGGAAAACTTTTAAGTGCTACGGATTTATACAATCATGAATGGGAAATGATGATGGATCATGGTCATGAAGGACATGACCATGGAGATCACAGCCATGGAGATCACGACCATGGGCATGGGTTTCATACAGAAGGATTTGACATGCACTTTACAGAACTTGAAAATGCAACGGTAGGAGAAGAAACTAAATTAGAGGTAAATATTACACTTGATGAAGCTGGTTTAGAAGGTGCTAAAGTTCGTTATGAAATTTGGAAGGAAGATAATACGGACTGGGTAGACGCAAGTGAAGCTAATACAGGGAATTATGCTGCAGATTATACCTTTAAAGAAGCTGGTACATATATTATTCAAGTTCATGTAGAAGATGATCATGATTTACACGAACACATGGAATATGAAGTCATTGTAAAGGAATGATATGAAGTTGCGTATCCTAACAGTAGCAAAAAGAGAAATAAAATTAGGGTTTAGAAGCTCCTGGACCTATTCTTTTATGATCCTTTTGTCCATTTTTACTGTTGCTATACTACTGTTACAATCAGGTGTTGCAACTGTACAAGGGTATACTGATATGACTGGTACGGTAATAAATATGACCCTATATTTATTACCGTTAATTACCCTTCTATTAGGTGGATTTTCAGTAGCAGTTGAAAAGGAAGATGGGCAATGGGGATTACTTTCTACCTATCCAATCTCTGTGTATGCTTTTTTATGGGGAAAATGGATTGGACTAGCCATTATTCTTTTAACTATGCTCTTTTTTAGTTTTGGGCTTTCTGGTGTTATTACTATCGTATTTGGACATGGATTAAGTATTAATACTTTAATTTTCTTTTGGCTATTTTCTACTGTGTTGGCATTAGTCTATTTAAGTATTTCTTTATTGATAGGATCTATTGTGATGAATCGTTGGCAATCACTTATTGGAGGAATCACAGTATGGTTTTTTACAATAATTATATGGCCATTGTTAATGATTAGCACACTTAGCCACTTACCATCTTATAAATTAATAAAACCTATTTTACAAGTACTAACTCTTTTAAATCCTGCTGAATTTATTCGTGTTGTTTCTATTATGAGATTTGGAGCAGGGGCGGCGTTCGGAGCTGACTATTATAAATGGATTACATGGGCAACCAGTAACTACGGATTACTTATTTTTTTCGGTATTTTTTTGAGCTGGATATTCGTATCAATATTCGTTGGTGGATTTATTTGGAATCGGAGCGACAAAAATGGAGCAGAATAACATGACAGTAGAGTTTTATAATCTATCGAAAATAGTAAAGAAGAAACACTTATTGATGTCTTTAAATTATCAACTTTCTAAAGGAAGGATACTTGCTTTATGTGGTGGCAACGGGGCAGGTAAAAGTACACTAATCCGGTTGATTACAGGGATAATAAAGCCCACAACAGGATATGTGACAATCAATGGATTAAATAAAAATAAACATAAAAGGCAATTCTTAGAACAACTTGGCTATATGCCAGATGATTTTCAATTTCAAAAGTCGATGACTACTAAAGAAACGCTGGACTTTTATGCACGAATTAAAAATATAAGTAAAACAAGATATTTAGAAACATTAAAGGAAGTGGGTTTGCTAGATAAACTAAATGAGAAAGTTGGCAAGTTCTCAAAAGGAATGAATCAACGCCTTTTGTTAGCTCAAGCACTCTTAGCAAAGCCAAATATTCTAATTTTGGATGAGCCAACGAACGGTTTAGACCCATATTGGGTGAAACAATTTTGTAACCTTATGCTACAGGCTAAAAAGGATGGACAAACGATTATCTTTTCAACGCATGATCTTCAGATTGCTGAACAGATTGCTGATGAAGTTTTGTTTCTTAGTGAAGGTGAGGTTATTAGTAAAGGTTCTATTAATCAATACCTTAATACCGGTTTATATGAAACATTTCAACAGCTTTATTTTAATGCTATTTCAGAAAAATAAAACATGGTTATATGGACCTATGTCAATATCTTGGACACAAATAGCTTAAGTTTTTAATGATATTTTCAGCTGATATTTCGGCAGATATTTTCTACCTCTTGTGGTGTCATATAATTTATACTCCCATGAATTCTTTTGCGATTATACCAACCTTCAATGTACTGAAATAACGCTATTTTCGCTGAATATTCATCTAGATACTGAACATGATTGACTTCTTCCTTTTTTAAAATGGCATGGAACGATTCAATGCAAGCATTGTCATAAGGGCTACCTTTATAGCTAAAAGAATGCATTATGTTAAATTCGGTGATCAAAAATGCGAATTCATCGCTTGTATATTGACTACCAAGGTCTGAATGAAAGATAAGTTCTTCACAGGGTTGTTGGGTTTCATATGCATTTCGTAATGCGGTGCTTATTAATTCCGTTGTCATTGTGCGTCCAAAAGAATGGCCAACAATCTTTCTTGAATGCAAATCCAAAACAGTTGCCAGATAGCACCAACCCTGCTTTAACGTGTGGATATAAGTAATATCTCCAACCCATTTTTCATTGATTGTTTTCGTCTCAAAATCACGCTCTAAAATATTCTCACGTTCTATTATCTTTTCTTTACTCGGTGTCGGACGGAATTTCTTCGTTGTGATGGACCTGATATTTGCCTTTTTCATCAGGCGTTGCACACGTTTTAAACTTACATGATATCCGGCCAACTCTAATAAATGGTGGATTTTTGGTGCACCATAACGTTGTTTACTGTCGTTAAAAATTCGGATGATTTCTTTTGTTAGTTGTCGATTTTCCTGTTCTTGTTTTGAGATAGAAAACGTTAATGATTGATAGTACGTGCTCCTAGGAACACCAAGCACTTCACACAATGTATGAACAGGGTAATATTCTCTTTCTTGCTCGATGAAATCCGTAATATCGTTGTCGGTTACTTTTTTGCGAATATGGCCATAGCTTTTTTTAATATTTCGTTCTCCTGTTGTAACTTAAGCATTTCTTTTTGCATCTTTGCGTAATCATCTGGTGTTACGGATGATCCATCTTCTAGCTCTACTGGATTGAATTTTTTTATCCATGCATAAATAGTTACTTCTGAAACGCCATATTCACTGCTTAATTCCCTAACTGATTGACCTGAACGATATAAATCAACAACCATCTTCCTAAAATCATCATTGTAACGTTTACCATGTTTGTGATTTGCCATTGGACACAACCCCCTAGTAATAATTTTAAAGACTTAACTAAGTTGTGTCCATGAAACTATACTAGCATCAATAGGCAAAGATGTTATATAAAAATAAAAGGGATGGGATCTAATTTGAAAAATACCTATAATCCTTTACAAAGACTTCATTTTTATGCAGCGTTGTTTATCACTCCATTATTACTTATATTAACTTTATCAGGTATTGGTTATCTTTTTTTCACGGATGTGGAAAATAAAATATATCAACATGAGTTTTTTGGTAAAAGTGAAGAAACGGAACAACAGACACTTAAACAAGCTGTTAAAGAGATTGAGGAAACGTATACTGGTTACAGTATAAACAAGATTAGTATTATGGAAAAGCCTTATAATGATAGGATAACAATCAGTAATGAAGATGGGAATCAACAGTATCTTTTTTTAGATGACAATAACCAAATAGTTGCTAGTCAAAATGCTAAATATACTTATTCTAATGTGATGAGAAGCATACATAGTTCACTGTTTACGGAAAACACAATTATTAATTACTTAGTAGAGTTAACTGCATGTTGGACTATTTTCATGATTGTGTCTGGAACTTATATGTTAGTTAAAAAGAAACTTATTACGAATAAAAATAAGAAATTAAGATTTCAAAAATGGCATGCTCTTTTAGGATTGATTGTAGCCATACCTTTATTTGTTATTGTATTAACAGGTATTCCATGGTCAGCATTCATGGGAAGTCATATTAGTAAGTTGGGAGAGGATTATCCAAATTTAGGGAATACGGAGTTGCGTTATAACCCACCTAATTCAGATATTAACGAGATTCCTTGGGCGACTAAAAGTAAAAA contains the following coding sequences:
- a CDS encoding nitrous oxide reductase family maturation protein NosD; the protein is MQISENHGLTKGGVCIRKKFIMVTLGLLLILFSPIYANAQEKSIQYQIKESQSGEIVKLNQGEYIENIVIDKPIHLIGDENVTLIQKGSNPTITIKSNNVIIENLNVRHIDTGSKSPAILINGDYNSLNNIQIDTNSYGIQLDQANENNISYVSILGNEDESIKNRNHGIDLWDSDYNEIYATRIRNVQDGIYIEKSNKNKIHHNIVSHSRYGTHLMFTKNTELIENELYENISGMYIMGAEGTVAKHNILRNNQGNVQSLGLFIFDTSGATITENSIENNRIGFLIESARDNKLAFNNVQGNYIGMQFKRAENNDVVNNSFIANVVQGQATESSENDTNQNYWGDHLSLDITGDKTSDLTYKIDPFFLNLTNEFPPFQLLFQSPGMIFLEQLISTPVDQQLVDESPLMENPLISSKNNQSINQVSTLLFCIFLLIFSILIIYLGVKSNEKI
- a CDS encoding nitrous oxide reductase accessory protein NosL, giving the protein MKKFSLLFMVLVVVALVLAACGEGDNGKKAEDANSENKESDETTELEYEPEPIDPETDVCVVCGMAIADDEHATQIILKNRKPLKFDDIGDMFVWLDENSEDDIGAKFVRDFHTLEWILLENATFVYDEGISTPMGFGVISFKDSEGAEAYIEENGFGKLLSATDLYNHEWEMMMDHGHEGHDHGDHSHGDHDHGHGFHTEGFDMHFTELENATVGEETKLEVNITLDEAGLEGAKVRYEIWKEDNTDWVDASEANTGNYAADYTFKEAGTYIIQVHVEDDHDLHEHMEYEVIVKE
- a CDS encoding ABC transporter permease, whose protein sequence is MRILTVAKREIKLGFRSSWTYSFMILLSIFTVAILLLQSGVATVQGYTDMTGTVINMTLYLLPLITLLLGGFSVAVEKEDGQWGLLSTYPISVYAFLWGKWIGLAIILLTMLFFSFGLSGVITIVFGHGLSINTLIFFWLFSTVLALVYLSISLLIGSIVMNRWQSLIGGITVWFFTIIIWPLLMISTLSHLPSYKLIKPILQVLTLLNPAEFIRVVSIMRFGAGAAFGADYYKWITWATSNYGLLIFFGIFLSWIFVSIFVGGFIWNRSDKNGAE
- a CDS encoding ABC transporter ATP-binding protein, with translation MEQNNMTVEFYNLSKIVKKKHLLMSLNYQLSKGRILALCGGNGAGKSTLIRLITGIIKPTTGYVTINGLNKNKHKRQFLEQLGYMPDDFQFQKSMTTKETLDFYARIKNISKTRYLETLKEVGLLDKLNEKVGKFSKGMNQRLLLAQALLAKPNILILDEPTNGLDPYWVKQFCNLMLQAKKDGQTIIFSTHDLQIAEQIADEVLFLSEGEVISKGSINQYLNTGLYETFQQLYFNAISEK
- a CDS encoding IS3 family transposase (programmed frameshift) translates to MANHKHGKRYNDDFRKMVVDLYRSGQSVRELSSEYGVSEVTIYAWIKKFNPVELEDGSSVTPDDYAKMQKEMLKLQQENEILKKGYGHIRKKVTDNDITDFIEQEREYYPVHTLCEVLGVPRSTYYQSLTFSISKQEQENRQLTKEIIRIFNDSKQRYGAPKIHHLLELAGYHVSLKRVQRLMKKANIRSITTKKFRPTPSKEKIIERENILERDFETKTINEKWVGDITYIHTLKQGWCYLATVLDLHSRKIVGHSFGRTMTTELISTALRNAYETQQPCEELIFHSDLGSQYTSDEFAFLITEFNIMHSFSYKGSPYDNACIESFHAILKKEEVNHVQYLDEYSAKIALFQYIEGWYNRKRIHGSINYMTPQEVENICRNIS
- a CDS encoding PepSY-associated TM helix domain-containing protein, which encodes MKNTYNPLQRLHFYAALFITPLLLILTLSGIGYLFFTDVENKIYQHEFFGKSEETEQQTLKQAVKEIEETYTGYSINKISIMEKPYNDRITISNEDGNQQYLFLDDNNQIVASQNAKYTYSNVMRSIHSSLFTENTIINYLVELTACWTIFMIVSGTYMLVKKKLITNKNKKLRFQKWHALLGLIVAIPLFVIVLTGIPWSAFMGSHISKLGEDYPNLGNTELRYNPPNSDINEIPWATKSKKEPVSESGEHKGHADHHGASSSVTDLPNQMTVDEISSIAQKEGVSKPFSIVYPSDEKGVFTVSKGSNSGVTGLDVSPNEETTVYYDQYSGDRLGKVDYEEYGVIGKWFTWGIPLHEGHLFGLPNKVMNLLVCIAFLGAIVIGFISWMKRTKNFSNILPKRVNKPLSISVISMLIVLGILMPLFGISIILVFIIEAILYFKKKKAVS